One Ictalurus furcatus strain D&B chromosome 24, Billie_1.0, whole genome shotgun sequence DNA segment encodes these proteins:
- the LOC128600430 gene encoding adhesion G protein-coupled receptor E1, giving the protein MRCLYLLFLGVLLAELNDETAAVTCAPGFRVSGTSCIDEDECEDELCGPSATCINTQGSYYCQCVTGFWTDKDKVNFTADEGVECSDINECREFNNFCGPNAQCSNSIGSYYCTCRPGFMASNEQERFNASQSVTCDDIDECLNKSICGPKAECSNTNGAYYCTCLPGFVASNGKEKFNENQNVKCNELDCNRLHSGSLSGQIDSELKQILTELSSTCKQKGATGEAMLQILTEALEGFLSRAPLTDNKTITALFEVVENTLPLIGQLLVSSYINQSSPYTRVEMVTQRRPTAPRGPFSLSTNDVQFISHWETATGDSYLGFTSASLFEYESFGSAHINSSDSGGKISAGQYKLNSKVVTIAVTNPNTALLEKPITLNFSHLQEAVRNVSCVFWDSKLEGGAWSTQGCSVVQSSTYNTVCSCSHLSSFAVLMALYEMENVFELQLITWIGLSLSLICLLICILTFWLVRAIQSTRTTIHLHLCISLFLADFIFLVGISQTDNKVGCGVVAGLLHFFFLAVFCWMCLEGVQLFRMVVLVFHTTLSRGYLMAAGYGVPALIIIISASVNYSGYGTSRYCWLSLENGFIWSFFGPVCVIIVVNAVFFLITVSKLAQKFNSLNPELSNLKKIRTFTITAVAQLCVLGTMWIFGCFQFDEGTLVMSYIFTILNSLQGVLVFIMHCLLSKQVRDEYIRFLTCLTIKQKRSYSEFSTNQSSKSQVTKSVQTTGELHR; this is encoded by the exons GTGTTCTGTTAGCCGAACTGAACGATGAGACTGCTGCTGTAACATGTGCTCCTGGATTTAGAGTTTCAGGCACGTCCTGTATAG ATGAAGATGAGTGTGAGGACGAGCTATGTGGTCCGAGTGCAACTTGCATCAACACACAAGGCAGCTACTACTGTCAGTGTGTAACGGGGTTCTGGACAGATAAAGACAAAGTTAATTTCACTGCAGATGAAGGTGTAGAATGCAGTG ACATTAATGAATGTCGGGAATTCAACAACTTCTGTGGCCCTAATGCTCAGTGCAGTAACTCTATTGGTTCCTATTACTGCACGTGTCGTCCTGGTTTTATGGCCAGCAACGAACAGGAGCGGTTTAATGCAAGCCAAAGTGTTACATGCGACG ACATCGACGAGTGTCTTAACAAGAGCATCTGTGGCCCTAAAGCTGAGTGCAGTAACACAAACGGCGCCTATTACTGCACGTGTCTTCCTGGCTTTGTCGCCAGCAACGGAAAGGAGAAATTTAATGAAAACCAAAATGTTAAATGCAACG AACTGGACTGTAACAGACTTCACAGTGGAAGCCTATCTGGGCAG ATCGATTCCGAGCTGAAGCAGATTCTGACAGAGTTGAGTAGCACATGCAAGCAAAAGGGAGCGACTGGAGAGGCCATGTTACAG ATTCTCACTGAGGCTTTAGAAGGCTTTCTTTCAAGAGCGCCTTTAACAGATAACAAGACCATTACAGCACTGTTTGAAGTGGTTGAAAACACACTGCCGCTGATTGGACAGCTGCTGGTTAGCAGCTATATCAACCAATCATCTCCTTACACAC GAGTCGAGATGGTGACCCAAAGAAGACCGACCGCCCCACGTGGTCCATTTTCTTTGTCCACAAACGATGTGCAATTCATCAGCCACTGGGAAACAGCAACGGGAGATTCATACCTGG GATTTACCTCCGCGTCCCTGTTCGAGTACGAGAGTTTTGGAAGTGCACACATCAACAGCTCAGACAGTGGGGGGAAAATCTCTGCAGGTCAATACAAGCTCAACTCCAAAGTAGTGACGATAGCAGTCACAAACCCAAACACGGCTCTTCTGGAGAAACCGATCACGCTCAACTTCTCTCACCTGCAG GAAGCGGTGAGGAATGTATCCTGTGTGTTCTGGGACTCGAAGCTGGAAGGTGGAGCGTGGTCTACTCAAGGATGCAGTGTGGTCCAGTCCAGCACCTATAACACCGTCTGCTCATGCTCACACCTCAGCAGCTTCGCTGTGCTAATGGCGCTCTATGAGATGGAG AATGTGTTTGAGCTACAGCTGATCACCTGGATTGGACTCTCCCTGTCTCTAATCTGCCTCCTCATCTGCATACTGACCTTCTGGCTGGTCCGTGCCATCCAAAGCACCCGCACCACCATCCACCTGCACCTCTGCATCAGCCTCTTCCTCGCAGACTTCATCTTCCTCGTCGGCATCAGCCAAACGGACAACAAG GTGGGATGTGGGGTGGTGGCAGGTCTGCTGCACTTCTTCTTCCTCGCTGTGTTCTGCTGGATGTGTCTGGAGGGCGTGCAGCTTTTCCGCATGGTGGTGCTGGTGTTCCACACCACTCTGAGTCGTGGCTACCTGATGGCCGCCGGTTACGGAGTCCCCGCCCTCATCATTATCATATCAGCCAGCGTCAATTACAGCGGATATGGCACATCACGCTA CTGTTGGCTCAGTCTGGAGAACGGTTTCATCTGGAGCTTCTTCGGCCCTGTTTGTGTCATAATCGTT GTGAATGCAGTCTTCTTTCTGATAACGGTATCGAAGTTGGCGCAGAAATTCAACTCCCTCAACCCTGAGTTAAGCAACCTGAAAAAAATCAG GACATTCACAATCACTGCCGTTGCTCAGCTGTGTGTGCTCGGCACCATGTGGATCTTTGGCTGTTTTCAGTTTGATGAAGGAACGTTGGTCATGTCCTACATCTTCACTATCCTCAACAGCTTGCAGGGGGTGCTGGTGTTCATCATGCACTGTCTGCTCTCCAAACAG GTGAGAGACGAGTACATCCGATTCCTGACCTGTCTGACTATAAAACAGAAGAGGTCATACTCCGAGTTCAGCACAAACCAGTCCAGCAAATCCCAG GTGACCAAAAGCGTTCAGACCACAGGAGAGTTGCACCGCTGA